From Pseudorca crassidens isolate mPseCra1 chromosome 15, mPseCra1.hap1, whole genome shotgun sequence, one genomic window encodes:
- the EEF2KMT gene encoding protein-lysine N-methyltransferase EEF2KMT isoform X1, translated as MAPEDSAEAAPLLRSFERRFLAARALSSFPWQSLEEKLRDSSGSELLLDILQKTVKHPLCMKHPPSVKYAWSFLSELIRKHEAIHTEPLDELYEALAEVLMAEEPTQCHRSYLLPSGDSITLCESTAIISHGTTGLVTWNAALYLAEWAMENPAGFAHRTVLELGSGAGLTGLAICKMCRPRAYVFSDYHSHVLEQLQGNVLLNGLSLEPNVAALAQHPEHDTADAESPRVMVARVDWDVVTVPQLAAFQPDIVIAADVLYCPETVLSLVGVLQKLSACQKDQRVPDAYVAFTIRNPETCQLFTTELGRAGIPWEEVPRHDQKLFPYEEHSEMAILKLML; from the exons AGCctagaagagaaattaagggactCATCAGGTTCTGAGCTGCTGCTGGATATTTTGCAGAAG ACCGTGAAGCATCCTCTGTGCATGAAGCATCCACCCTCAGTGAAGTATGCCTGGAGTTTTCTCTCAGAGCTCATCAGAAAG CACGAGGCTATCCACACGGAGCCTTTGGACGAGCTGTACGAGGCGTTGGCGGAGGTCCTGATGGCTGAGGAGCCCACCCAGTGCCACCGGAGCTACCTGCTG CCCTCCGGGGACTCTATCACACTCTGCGAGAGCACGGCCATCATTTCCCACGGCACCACGGGCCTGGTCACGTGGAATGCCGCGCTTTACCTGGCAGAGTGGGCCATGGAGAACCCAGCGGGCTTTGCTCACAG GACTGTCTTAGAGCTTGGCAGTGGAGCCGGCCTCACGGGCCTGGCCATTTGCAAGATGTGCCGGCCCAGAGCATACGTCTTCAGCGACTATCACAGCCATGTCCTCGAGCAGCTCCAAGGGAACGTCCTTCTCAACGGCCTCTCATTGGAGCCAAATGTCGCCGCCCTGGCCCAGCACCCAGAACACGACACCGCCGATGCAGAGAGccccagggtgatggtggcccggGTGGACTGGGATGTTGTGACGGTCCCTCAGCTTGCTGCCTTCCAGCCGGACATCGTCATTGCCGCAG ATGTGCTATATTGCCCAGAAACTGTCCTCTCCCTGGTCGGGGTCCTGCAGAAGCTCTCTGCCTGCCAGAAGGACCAGCGGGTTCCTGACGCCTACGTTGCCTTCACCATCCGCAACCCGGAGACATGTCAGCTGTTCACCACGGAGCTGG GCCGGGCTGGAATCCCGTGGGAAGAAGTGCCTCGTCACGACCAGAAACTGTTTCCCTACGAAGAGCACTCGGAGATGGCAATTCTGAAACTAATGCTGTAG
- the EEF2KMT gene encoding protein-lysine N-methyltransferase EEF2KMT isoform X3, protein MKHPPSVKYAWSFLSELIRKHEAIHTEPLDELYEALAEVLMAEEPTQCHRSYLLPSGDSITLCESTAIISHGTTGLVTWNAALYLAEWAMENPAGFAHRTVLELGSGAGLTGLAICKMCRPRAYVFSDYHSHVLEQLQGNVLLNGLSLEPNVAALAQHPEHDTADAESPRVMVARVDWDVVTVPQLAAFQPDIVIAADVLYCPETVLSLVGVLQKLSACQKDQRVPDAYVAFTIRNPETCQLFTTELGRAGIPWEEVPRHDQKLFPYEEHSEMAILKLML, encoded by the exons ATGAAGCATCCACCCTCAGTGAAGTATGCCTGGAGTTTTCTCTCAGAGCTCATCAGAAAG CACGAGGCTATCCACACGGAGCCTTTGGACGAGCTGTACGAGGCGTTGGCGGAGGTCCTGATGGCTGAGGAGCCCACCCAGTGCCACCGGAGCTACCTGCTG CCCTCCGGGGACTCTATCACACTCTGCGAGAGCACGGCCATCATTTCCCACGGCACCACGGGCCTGGTCACGTGGAATGCCGCGCTTTACCTGGCAGAGTGGGCCATGGAGAACCCAGCGGGCTTTGCTCACAG GACTGTCTTAGAGCTTGGCAGTGGAGCCGGCCTCACGGGCCTGGCCATTTGCAAGATGTGCCGGCCCAGAGCATACGTCTTCAGCGACTATCACAGCCATGTCCTCGAGCAGCTCCAAGGGAACGTCCTTCTCAACGGCCTCTCATTGGAGCCAAATGTCGCCGCCCTGGCCCAGCACCCAGAACACGACACCGCCGATGCAGAGAGccccagggtgatggtggcccggGTGGACTGGGATGTTGTGACGGTCCCTCAGCTTGCTGCCTTCCAGCCGGACATCGTCATTGCCGCAG ATGTGCTATATTGCCCAGAAACTGTCCTCTCCCTGGTCGGGGTCCTGCAGAAGCTCTCTGCCTGCCAGAAGGACCAGCGGGTTCCTGACGCCTACGTTGCCTTCACCATCCGCAACCCGGAGACATGTCAGCTGTTCACCACGGAGCTGG GCCGGGCTGGAATCCCGTGGGAAGAAGTGCCTCGTCACGACCAGAAACTGTTTCCCTACGAAGAGCACTCGGAGATGGCAATTCTGAAACTAATGCTGTAG
- the ALG1 gene encoding chitobiosyldiphosphodolichol beta-mannosyltransferase isoform X4 encodes MGLVHGPGHPLVLLAKWYETLCGRLSHLNLCVTNAMREDLAENWGIKAVTVYDKPASFFKETPLDLQHQLFMKLSRTYSAFRACSEPSDSGMERSAFTERDAQSGTVTCLPGRPALLVSSTSWTEDEDFSILLAALEKFEQLIDDGESLPPLVCVITGKGPLKEYYSRLICQKHFQHIQVCTPWLEAEDYPLLLGSADLGVCLHRSSSGLDLPMKVVDMFGCCLPVCAVNFQCLHELVKHEENGLVFEDSEELAAQLQMLFSKFPDPAGKLNQFCKNLRESEQLRWDESWKRTVLPLITDT; translated from the exons CCTGAACCTGTGTGTGACCAATGCGATGCGGGAAGACCTGGCAGAGAACTGGGGCATCAA AGCTGTGACTGTCTACGACAAGCCAGCATCTTTCTTTAAAGAGACGCCTTTGGACCTGCAACACCAGCTCTTTATGAAGCTGAGCCGCACCTACTCTGCATTCAGGGCCTG TTCAGAACCCTCGGACTCGGGCATGGAGAGGTCGGCCTTCACGGAGCGGGATGCCCAGAGTGGAACAGTGACCTGCCTTCCTGGGCGGCCGGCCCTTTTGGTCAGCAGCACGAGCTGGACAG AGGATGAAGACTTCTCCATCCTGTTGGCAGCATTAGAAA AGTTCGAACAGCTGATCGACGATGGAGAAAGCCTCCCTCCTCTGGTCTGTGTTATAACAG GCAAAGGGCCTCTGAAGGAGTATTACAGCCGCCTCATCTGCCAGAAGCATTTCCAGCACATCCAGGTCTGTACCCCATGGCTGGAGGCCGAGGACTACCCCTTGCTTCTAG GGTCTGCAGACCTGGGCGTCTGCCTACACCGGTCCTCCAGTGGCCTGGACCTGCCCATGAAGGTGGTGGACATGTTCGGGTGCTGCCTGCCTGTGTGTGCCGTGAACTTCCAGTG CTTACACGAGCTTGTGAAACACGAGGAAAATGGCCTGGTCTTCGAGGACTCAGAGGAGCTGGCAGCTCAGCTGCAG ATGCTTTTCTCAAAGTTTCCTGATCCTGCTGGCAAACTGAACCAGTTCTGCAAGAACCTCCGGGAGTCAGAGCAGCTTCGATGGGATGAGAGCTGGAAGCGGACAGTGCTCCCTTTGATTACGGACACGTGA
- the ALG1 gene encoding chitobiosyldiphosphodolichol beta-mannosyltransferase isoform X5, producing the protein MREDLAENWGIKAVTVYDKPASFFKETPLDLQHQLFMKLSRTYSAFRACSEPSDSGMERSAFTERDAQSGTVTCLPGRPALLVSSTSWTEDEDFSILLAALEKFEQLIDDGESLPPLVCVITGKGPLKEYYSRLICQKHFQHIQVCTPWLEAEDYPLLLGSADLGVCLHRSSSGLDLPMKVVDMFGCCLPVCAVNFQCLHELVKHEENGLVFEDSEELAAQLQMLFSKFPDPAGKLNQFCKNLRESEQLRWDESWKRTVLPLITDT; encoded by the exons ATGCGGGAAGACCTGGCAGAGAACTGGGGCATCAA AGCTGTGACTGTCTACGACAAGCCAGCATCTTTCTTTAAAGAGACGCCTTTGGACCTGCAACACCAGCTCTTTATGAAGCTGAGCCGCACCTACTCTGCATTCAGGGCCTG TTCAGAACCCTCGGACTCGGGCATGGAGAGGTCGGCCTTCACGGAGCGGGATGCCCAGAGTGGAACAGTGACCTGCCTTCCTGGGCGGCCGGCCCTTTTGGTCAGCAGCACGAGCTGGACAG AGGATGAAGACTTCTCCATCCTGTTGGCAGCATTAGAAA AGTTCGAACAGCTGATCGACGATGGAGAAAGCCTCCCTCCTCTGGTCTGTGTTATAACAG GCAAAGGGCCTCTGAAGGAGTATTACAGCCGCCTCATCTGCCAGAAGCATTTCCAGCACATCCAGGTCTGTACCCCATGGCTGGAGGCCGAGGACTACCCCTTGCTTCTAG GGTCTGCAGACCTGGGCGTCTGCCTACACCGGTCCTCCAGTGGCCTGGACCTGCCCATGAAGGTGGTGGACATGTTCGGGTGCTGCCTGCCTGTGTGTGCCGTGAACTTCCAGTG CTTACACGAGCTTGTGAAACACGAGGAAAATGGCCTGGTCTTCGAGGACTCAGAGGAGCTGGCAGCTCAGCTGCAG ATGCTTTTCTCAAAGTTTCCTGATCCTGCTGGCAAACTGAACCAGTTCTGCAAGAACCTCCGGGAGTCAGAGCAGCTTCGATGGGATGAGAGCTGGAAGCGGACAGTGCTCCCTTTGATTACGGACACGTGA